In one Brevibacillus composti genomic region, the following are encoded:
- a CDS encoding Bug family tripartite tricarboxylate transporter substrate binding protein, which produces MKKWTVALLTGILAVSLTACGGTSSSGTQPAPKNNDQTAANGEQPASNYPDKPINIIVPGGAGGGLDTTARVLSKTLSETAIVKQTINIENKPGGGQTTGLSHFITNDKDNSYKLLLPSTPIVINYLRKEATSPYSYADMKPLAQLTTDYGAIVVSADSKYNDLPSLFEDMKKNPQSITFAGGSGPGSMDHLVVMLPAIKAGIDPKTIKYTSYDAGGAAMVALLGGHAQALTTGLSEAKAYLEAGKVKVLAVSAPNRLGGIFKDIPTYKEAGYDAEFINWRGLFGVKDMSPDAVAFWEEKIKALTETEEWKNELELNGWEDGYKNSEDFTKFLEEQDKVIKEVLTVLGMAK; this is translated from the coding sequence ATGAAGAAATGGACAGTTGCTCTACTAACAGGAATCTTAGCGGTAAGTTTGACTGCATGCGGAGGAACATCATCGTCAGGTACCCAACCAGCACCGAAGAATAACGATCAAACGGCAGCCAATGGGGAGCAGCCTGCCTCCAATTATCCGGACAAGCCTATTAACATTATTGTCCCGGGCGGAGCAGGCGGCGGATTGGATACGACTGCCAGAGTATTATCTAAAACATTGAGCGAAACCGCAATTGTCAAGCAAACTATCAATATCGAGAATAAGCCTGGCGGCGGCCAAACGACGGGTCTTTCTCATTTCATCACCAACGACAAAGATAATTCTTACAAATTGCTGCTGCCCTCCACGCCGATCGTGATCAACTATCTGAGAAAAGAGGCAACCAGCCCATATTCTTACGCGGATATGAAACCGCTTGCGCAATTGACGACAGACTATGGCGCCATTGTCGTTTCCGCTGATTCCAAGTACAACGACTTGCCTTCGCTGTTTGAGGATATGAAGAAAAATCCGCAAAGCATTACATTCGCGGGAGGTTCCGGCCCGGGATCGATGGACCACCTGGTCGTCATGCTGCCTGCGATCAAAGCGGGCATTGATCCGAAGACGATTAAGTACACTTCTTATGATGCTGGCGGAGCAGCGATGGTCGCCCTGCTCGGAGGACACGCTCAAGCCCTGACGACGGGTCTGTCCGAGGCGAAAGCCTATCTGGAGGCGGGAAAAGTAAAAGTGCTGGCTGTTTCCGCTCCAAACCGTCTGGGAGGAATCTTCAAGGATATCCCCACCTACAAGGAAGCGGGCTATGACGCTGAATTTATTAACTGGCGCGGTCTCTTTGGCGTAAAGGATATGTCTCCTGATGCAGTTGCGTTTTGGGAAGAGAAAATCAAGGCGTTGACCGAGACGGAAGAATGGAAAAATGAGCTGGAGCTGAATGGCTGGGAAGACGGCTATAAAAACTCCGAAGATTTCACCAAGTTCCTGGAAGAACAAGATAAAGTCATCAAGGAAGTTCTGACCGTATTGGGAATGGCCAAGTAA
- a CDS encoding tripartite tricarboxylate transporter TctB family protein: MNKTVDRYTSFFFLFIGVSFIVGSRSIAQSSYGSEVGPDIFPFWLGVICSLLSVRLFFESLRAKGEEEQQEKKSLDYKKFAIILGTTTLYCLFLEKIGYVIGTFLFLLIGFQTIDKRKWPLSTLISLAVSVGVYYVYVEILQGTLPGFPSWLSR, encoded by the coding sequence TTGAATAAAACGGTCGACCGCTATACATCATTTTTCTTTCTCTTCATCGGCGTATCTTTTATCGTCGGCAGTCGGAGCATCGCGCAGAGCTCCTACGGCAGTGAAGTGGGGCCTGATATTTTCCCGTTTTGGCTCGGCGTCATCTGTTCCCTGCTCAGTGTCAGGCTGTTTTTCGAATCCTTGCGAGCGAAAGGAGAGGAGGAGCAGCAGGAAAAGAAGAGCCTCGACTACAAAAAGTTTGCCATCATCCTGGGGACTACCACGCTTTACTGTCTCTTTCTCGAAAAAATCGGTTATGTGATCGGGACATTCCTGTTTCTGCTCATTGGTTTTCAAACCATCGATAAGCGTAAATGGCCCCTGTCCACTCTCATTTCATTGGCGGTATCAGTCGGCGTGTACTACGTGTATGTCGAAATTCTGCAGGGGACTTTGCCGGGCTTTCCTTCGTGGCTCAGTCGATAA
- a CDS encoding tripartite tricarboxylate transporter permease translates to MDSVTFLIGGFETALQSHNLLFAFFGVLIGTAVGVLPGIGPVSGVALLIPITASITGGLSPDEAATSSIILLAGVYYGAMYGGSTTSILLNTPGEASSVVTTLDGHQMAKQGRAGSALAISAIGSFVAGIFSLVGLIFLAKPLSELALQFGPAEYFSLMVLGLCAVSGLAGKSMTKAFLMTVLGLLLGTIGIDAVSGVARFTFGITELYEGIEFLTVAVGLFALGEVFKTILEKDYVSGALAKINRILPTKEEMKASTPPILRGSLLGFFVGILPGAGASIASFFSYILEKKVSKNPEKFGKGAIEGVAAPESANNAASGGAMIPLLTMGIPGSGTTAILMGALIMYNVQPGPLLFEQHPTVAWGLIASMFIGNIMLLILNMPLIKVFAKVIETPPKFLLPMIIAISVFGVYAVRLTTFDLILLVICGLAGYFFTRHDYPVAPLVLGLVLGSMIEYNLRRALTISNGDMMIFLQKPISALFLGIAAAWILIPVLMKKRGKKVLVNEEG, encoded by the coding sequence ATGGATTCCGTAACTTTTTTAATCGGAGGATTTGAAACGGCACTCCAATCCCATAATTTGCTGTTCGCGTTCTTCGGCGTCTTGATCGGGACAGCGGTGGGGGTGCTCCCCGGAATTGGACCGGTTAGCGGTGTGGCCCTGTTGATACCGATCACCGCTTCGATTACCGGGGGGTTAAGCCCGGATGAAGCCGCGACGAGCTCCATCATCCTATTGGCCGGGGTCTATTACGGGGCGATGTACGGCGGATCGACGACATCCATCCTGCTCAATACACCGGGAGAAGCCTCATCCGTCGTGACTACCCTGGACGGGCATCAGATGGCCAAACAGGGAAGAGCAGGTTCCGCCTTGGCGATCTCTGCGATCGGCTCCTTCGTGGCCGGCATCTTCTCCCTGGTCGGCCTGATTTTCCTGGCGAAGCCTTTGTCGGAGCTGGCTCTCCAATTCGGGCCAGCAGAGTATTTCTCCCTCATGGTCCTGGGCCTGTGCGCTGTGAGCGGCTTGGCGGGGAAGTCGATGACGAAGGCCTTTCTGATGACCGTATTGGGCCTGTTGCTGGGTACGATTGGCATCGATGCCGTATCGGGAGTGGCCCGCTTTACGTTCGGCATTACGGAGCTTTATGAAGGCATCGAATTTTTGACCGTTGCCGTAGGGCTTTTTGCTTTAGGAGAAGTGTTTAAAACCATTCTGGAAAAGGACTACGTTTCCGGTGCCCTGGCCAAAATCAATCGCATTCTCCCCACCAAGGAAGAGATGAAGGCCAGTACCCCTCCGATCCTCAGAGGGTCGCTGTTGGGCTTTTTTGTCGGGATTTTGCCCGGTGCCGGTGCTTCGATCGCGTCCTTCTTCTCCTACATCCTGGAGAAAAAGGTGAGCAAGAATCCGGAAAAATTCGGCAAAGGTGCAATCGAGGGTGTGGCTGCTCCCGAATCAGCCAATAACGCAGCTTCGGGCGGGGCGATGATACCGCTTTTGACCATGGGGATTCCCGGATCGGGAACCACGGCCATTCTGATGGGCGCGCTGATTATGTACAACGTCCAGCCCGGCCCGCTGCTTTTCGAACAGCACCCAACCGTCGCCTGGGGATTGATCGCCAGCATGTTCATCGGAAATATCATGCTGCTCATCTTGAATATGCCGTTGATCAAAGTGTTTGCAAAAGTGATTGAAACACCGCCGAAGTTCTTGCTTCCGATGATTATCGCCATCTCGGTGTTTGGGGTATACGCAGTCCGGTTAACGACATTTGACTTGATCCTGCTCGTGATTTGCGGACTGGCCGGTTACTTTTTCACCCGCCATGACTATCCCGTAGCGCCGCTTGTGCTGGGACTGGTGTTAGGCTCGATGATCGAATACAACCTGAGACGCGCCCTGACGATCTCCAATGGAGACATGATGATTT